In one window of Bacteroidetes bacterium SB0662_bin_6 DNA:
- a CDS encoding winged helix-turn-helix domain-containing protein, whose translation MPRTATYYYLAIHKSDDQIIRALWSGRYQKSTLRVLAFMLEERRYRNGRGQGMAYSMDCLADTLHLSRVSVSNSLSELKADGMLDSCSSNHVPASVLQ comes from the coding sequence ATGCCGAGAACCGCAACCTATTACTATCTCGCAATACACAAGTCGGATGATCAGATTATTCGGGCCCTGTGGTCCGGGCGATACCAGAAATCAACCTTGCGAGTCCTTGCGTTCATGCTTGAGGAGCGCCGGTATCGCAACGGCCGGGGGCAAGGAATGGCCTATTCGATGGATTGCCTGGCCGATACGCTACACCTTTCGAGGGTGTCCGTATCGAATAGCCTGTCCGAACTCAAGGCGGACGGGATGCTCGACAGCTGCTCGTCAAACCACGTGCCTGCCTCCGTGCTACAGTAA